Within Nematostella vectensis chromosome 1, jaNemVect1.1, whole genome shotgun sequence, the genomic segment TGTCCTGTTTCCATGTTTTTCATACCCCTAGCTAATCTGGGAAGTATACACAAGTGGCTAAAGCAGGCATCATGGTGCTGCAAAACAGTACTCAACAAAGTACACCCCTAATACATCGATTAGCATAGCTTTGGACACTGAGTCTATTTATTCACTTTTCAGCTGAAGTTGTCATCAAATAAACATAAGTATTTTTATAGCATTAAACTCTGTAGTCCTTGTGCCCTTGAGTTGACTAATATTCctctataaatatatattacactatacaaacaaagaaaaaactatttttgagcaatttaatttaaattttgaaagtaaTGTTTTTAAGGTAAAGTTTCTAAGAAAATGAACAATAGAAGAAGCCCATTATTCCATCTAACCTGGTATGATACAATGTACTTTGAGTCATCTAGTTGTATAAAGTGATTTTCATAAACCTGTGAACTACACTTTAGCACATTACACTTtattgtgatctgattctattgttctcttatctgatttaCTGATAATTATgctttgactattacactttgtttcacgggttaatgaaaaccactctatataaatttaaaattttgtaaaaataattttataagtTAAAAGTTTATATAAAAGTTTTCATAATAAAACCATTATAAAACTAGGAATGCATATGAATTATTTAGCTCTCAGATTCCAGTATTCATCCGAGTCTGTGGTCATGTTTTCTGGTATCTTCAgaagtgttattatcttgtGGTCATCTCGTCTTTGCCAGAGCATCTCTCCCTCAAACTCAACCAGACCCTGTTTCCTCGCCCTCATAAGCATACCAACCAGCTTATTAGATATCGATACATACACGTTGAATAGTTTACCAAAAGTGACCGTCACTGTCCCGTCCGGTTGAGCTTGTCCGACGTTGCGAATTACTTTGCATAAATCGAGCACTTCCTTGCTAATGTGAAGTCCTGCAGATTTCCCGCGGGCCTCGGTGCTGGATCCCGCTTTAGGTCGACCATATTCTTTGCTGTGTTTCGGAGGGGCTGCCATTTTAGCTTTTCTGCTTTTATATTCAAAATATATCGCGATATCTAACCAGCCATGACactgaaaatattttgataccGTGTAAAACTCCATCCGATATTAGATGGTTTTGAAAAGGAATCAAAATCTAGTAATCATAATCAAATATGTGTACGGTTGTTGGTATAATATAAGGCATCGATTTATGTTAATAAATAATTCATTTACCTTTACATACCGCTGCAAGCGGGAACACATTCACTCAAGTGTCAAAAAATGTTCGTTCTCTGTTCACCATTTTGAGATTCAGCGGTATTAATTCGCGGGCTCGTAATTATCGTAGAAAGctgacaaaaaaagaaataaataaataaattatttgttGGTGCAGTGATGCGACCTTATAAAAAGATCATATTACTTAttatattttgtaaatatataattttttatatacactGATCTTTTGTTCCGAAATGTAACACACCTACGACCATCATTCTCTGCGCGCCTAGAGTTTTCTCTTGTTGATGCAAAATATATTGCACCACTGTTGCGAGGCAAAAAATCATACTgtacgataacaaaaaggctACCACCGGAGTGTAGTCTATCAAGAAGCAAGCTTGCAATGTGTGGCGTTAAGTTTCTCTTGAGCTGCCTTATACTTTGATTATTTTCACGGAAGATCTGCTCGAAACATTTCGAAAACTTGAACTGACACGAACAAGTTCTTAAAAGTTCCACAAGAACTCCGTTTGCTGTCCATGGTCCATTGTTAAGCGATCAAACTTGAGAAAAATGGCTGCCTGTATGGACGATGAGCTTGACAACGCTCGTCTCGAGCAGCGTGATGAAGTTACTGTTTTGGAGTCAATTTTCGAAGACAGCCTTATTCAAGGAGCTAACCCAGACGAGGGCGAAGAGTTAGCCGAAGTGTCGTTTAGCTTGCTCGTGAGAGTTCATGCTCCTGTAGATAACGTGCTTGTGGAGGCGGTTATCCCAGTACAAGTGGACGAATATGTAGCTAACTCACCGAACCAAGATAGCATTCAAGGGGATAAAAACAAGGGTGATGCAAATGTGGCTGTGGGGGGTAGTGAGGAGCAGGATGGTTTCAACAAAGGTGATCCTGGTCAGGTGGGTGAGGAGATAAGTCCTGAGGGAGGGGATGTACAGCAGATTGGTGTCATTCATGCCAGCATTGAAAAGCCTGCAGAAGAGGAGGGGCTTTTCCCTGGTAGGGAGAAAAGTGATGGAGGACAGCATTTCATTGGTGAGCCAGAGGGTTCTAGTGTCGCTGCCGCTGTACAAGGAATCAAGCCAAAACTTACTCGCCTCCTGTCAACCAAACACTGGCACATCCAATCAGAAGTCCAAGAGTTGACACCTATCAATCTCTGGTGCAAGTTTCCCCCACTTTATCCCTCCAAAGACATGCCTCAGTTCAGCCTCAGTTGTCTGTGGTTAACAAGTTTGCAGTTACAGGAGCTAGCTAAACAGCTGGTCCGTATATGGGAGGAAAATACTAACATGCCTATTGTCTTCTTGTGGGCTGATTGGCTAAGTAATGAAGCTTGGGAGTTTTTGTATCTTGATCAGCACTTGATACTCAGGGAAGATGAAGGAGAAAAAGAAAGGATTGAAACCCCCTATTTTGCTATTGCTGCCAAGATCCCACTAGAGATGGCATTACTGGAGATCTTTGAGAATGATTTAAAATTCAAAAGAGAACAGTTCCTGCGATCAAGACACAGCTGTGACATCTGCATAGAGGAACTGGATGCTGACAGCTTCTGTCTGCTTGATGAATGTGGGCATTACTGCTGTGTAGAATGCATGAGATATCATTGTGAGATGCATGTCAAGAATGGTACTGTAATGCAACTACTCTGTCCCATCCACAAATGTGAAGTGCCAATCTCACCATACACTTTACAAGAAGTCCTCCCTGAAGACCTATACACAAGATATGAACGCCTGATGCTCAGCAAAACACTAGATTTGATGGGAGATATCTACTATTGCCCTCGATGCCATTCGGCTGTGGTCGCAGACGAGGAAGAGTCATCTCATCTTGCCCATTGTGCCGTTTGCTTCTATGCTTTCTGCACGGAGTGCCAGGCCGCTTGGCACCATGGAAAGTCCTGCGACGATGAAGAGCTCCCAAAAACAGatcaaaaaaaggaaaaagtaaaaaatagaaagaagaaaaaactaACAGATGATTCCGAAGATAGTGATTATGGTCAAGCAGGAAATGGAAGGTATATGAGTAGCAGGGCCTTTATTCTGGCCATGAAAAGATGCGGGACTTATCGCTCTTGTCCAGCATGCAAAGTAGTCGTTGAGAAGACCACTGGATGTGACATGATGACTTGCTCTCAATGCAGAGCAAACTTCTGCTGGAGATGTGGTGAGTTTCTTTAACTTAGTACCCTTAATTCACAGAATTGCGGAACATTGGGTTGGTTCCCTTTGTAGCAGATATGGACCAGAGGGTGGGGCAGGGGATTTGGTTCCACAAGATTTGATTCAACTTACTACAATCTTATTAATTTAAGATAGCTAAAAAAATAGATCTTATATATCTTtttaaccccctcccccatcccacCCAGTTACATCCCTAAACCCCccttaatatttatttttttgttccttGGCCCTATGTTGGAAATGTAACCTAACCTGTTGCTTAACATTTATGACAAAATAACTTAcatattttgattgattttaAGGTAACCGAATCTCCAGCTACTCTCATTTTAGTGAATGCAACACATCTCCTCCAATTTTAAGGAGAATGCCCCCAAGAGGACCTTCTAAAGGTGAACAAATCGAGGCTGAATTTAAAAAGAATAACCCAGGAGCACAGTTGCATTATAAGAACTGTGGTCGTTGCAAACAGAAAAATTTAAAACAGCAGAAGAATAACTTCATGCGATGCTGGGCGTGTAAAACGCAGTTTTGCTATCAATGTGgcaaaacaatagaaaatgGAATCAAGCATTTTGTAGCACCGAGCCCTTGCTCACAGCACTCAGATGACTAGATGAATGTGGGATTGTGTGTAAAAATACACTGACTGTGGGATTGTGTGTAAAAATACACTGACTGACAGCGGGAGACTTGATCTGTCAAAGAGCAAGTGTCAATTTGCAAATATTGGAATTAGAATTTAaaagttaaaattaaatagCTTTGtcaattatttattacaaCCTAATAAGAtgtcattttttaaacaattcaTGTAACTATTTACAAATTATTTACAAGAACAAATACAGcacaaaatatataatttttacAGCAAAACTAATTTTGCTCAATGGAATAATTTAGTAAAGGACCTTATAGTACTTTAACCTTCATGTTTGACCTATTGCCTAGAAGAATTAGCAGTCATTGAGAAAACGACAGGCGGTCCAATGGCTCTAGGTTTGTTTGGGCATAATGACAAATCTCACCACGATGGCAGGATTGTAACGGTGGGGGTGCACAGCCATGCCACTactagtcatttccttataatgtcagaaaaaaaacttcctGCTTTTGTTAGCCTCCTGAGTCTTTGGACATAGGAAAACATCATACTTCAAAGTGTTTAACTTGATGTAGGTATGACAACATAATGCAGTATCATACGACTCCAAAGTGTACATCATACTTCAAAGTGTTTAACTTGATGTAGGTATGACAACATAATGCAGTATCATACGACTCCAAAGTGTACTATCTTGAGTGCTCCGCCTGGGGTTCCTGTGGATCCAGTTGGTGTGTTGGGATCACTTGAGGCCTGGTGACTAGGTCCTCCACTTCCTGTAGTTGAAAGTACTGCAGTGAGTATTTGTATAAAGGGCCAAGAGTGAAGACCGACAGGCTTTTCAA encodes:
- the LOC5498031 gene encoding E3 ubiquitin-protein ligase RNF14-like produces the protein MAACMDDELDNARLEQRDEVTVLESIFEDSLIQGANPDEGEELAEVSFSLLVRVHAPVDNVLVEAVIPVQVDEYVANSPNQDSIQGDKNKGDANVAVGGSEEQDGFNKGDPGQVGEEISPEGGDVQQIGVIHASIEKPAEEEGLFPGREKSDGGQHFIGEPEGSSVAAAVQGIKPKLTRLLSTKHWHIQSEVQELTPINLWCKFPPLYPSKDMPQFSLSCLWLTSLQLQELAKQLVRIWEENTNMPIVFLWADWLSNEAWEFLYLDQHLILREDEGEKERIETPYFAIAAKIPLEMALLEIFENDLKFKREQFLRSRHSCDICIEELDADSFCLLDECGHYCCVECMRYHCEMHVKNGTVMQLLCPIHKCEVPISPYTLQEVLPEDLYTRYERLMLSKTLDLMGDIYYCPRCHSAVVADEEESSHLAHCAVCFYAFCTECQAAWHHGKSCDDEELPKTDQKKEKVKNRKKKKLTDDSEDSDYGQAGNGRYMSSRAFILAMKRCGTYRSCPACKVVVEKTTGCDMMTCSQCRANFCWRCGNRISSYSHFSECNTSPPILRRMPPRGPSKGEQIEAEFKKNNPGAQLHYKNCGRCKQKNLKQQKNNFMRCWACKTQFCYQCGKTIENGIKHFVAPSPCSQHSDD
- the LOC125564300 gene encoding actin-binding Rho-activating protein-like, giving the protein MEFYTVSKYFQCHGWLDIAIYFEYKSRKAKMAAPPKHSKEYGRPKAGSSTEARGKSAGLHISKEVLDLCKVIRNVGQAQPDGTVTVTFGKLFNVYVSISNKLVGMLMRARKQGLVEFEGEMLWQRRDDHKIITLLKIPENMTTDSDEYWNLRAK